From Lysobacter lycopersici:
CCAGCGGCGAGGCGATCTGACATGACGACCCGACTCGAGAAGTTCTACAAGGAAGAAGTGGTGCCGAAGCTGATGAAGCAGTTCGGCTACACCAATCCGATGGAAGTGCCGAAGCTGACCAAGATCACGCTCAACATGGGCGTGGGCGAGGCCGCTGCGAACAAGAAGGTGCTGGAGAACGCGGTGGCCGACATGGCCAAGATCGCGGGCCAGAAGCCGCTGGTGACCAAGACCCGCGTCTCGGTGGCCTCGTTCAAGATCCGCGACGGTTGGCCGATCGGCGCCAAGGTGACCCTGCGCCGCGCCAAGATGTACGAGTTCCTCGACCGCCTGGTCAACATCTCGCTGCCGCGCGTGCGCGACTTCCGCGGCGTGTCCGGCCGTTCGTTCGACGGCCGCGGCAACTACAACATGGGCGTGAAGGAACAGATCATCTTCCCGGAAATCGACTTCGACCAGGTCGACGCGATCCGCGGCATGGACATCGCCATCACCACCACCGCCAAGACCGACGCCGAGGCGAAGGCCTTGCTGGAAGCGTTCCGCTTCCCGTTCCGCAACTGATCATCGAGGATCGAGACAGACCATGGCCAAGACTTCCATGATCAACCGCGAGACCAAGCGCGCGAAGCTCGCGAAGCAGCACGCCGCCAAGCGCGAGGCGCTGAAGAAGGTCATCGCCAGCCACGACGCCTCCTACGAGGACAAGATGGCCGCGGCGACCAAGCTGCAGAAACTCCCGCGCGATTCCTCGCCGAGCCGCCAGACCAGCCGTTGCGCCCTGACCGGCCGCCCGCGCGGCGTGTACGCCAAGTTCGGCCTGGGCCGCAACGCGCTGCGCAAGGCGACGATGAACGGCGACGTCCCCGGCCTGCGCAAGGCGAGCTGGTAACAAGTTCTTCCAACCCAAGATTTTCGCGAAAGCGGATATCGGTGCACTCAAAGGTAACTTTCAATGAGCATGACTGATCCCATCGCCGACATGCTGGTCCGCATCAGGAATGCGGCGGCGGTCGGCAAGCAGACGGTGAAGATGCCGTCGTCCAAGACCAAGGTCGCGATCGCCAACGTCCTCAAGGACGAGGGCTACATCGGCGAGCTGCGCGTGACCGAGAACGGCGCCAAGGCCGAGCTCAAGATCGTGCTGAAGTACTTCGAAGGCAAGCCGGTGATCGAGAAGCTGCAGCGCGTGTCGCGCTCGGGCCTGCGCCAGTACCGCGGCAAGGATGCCTTGCCGAAGGTGCTCGGCGGCCTCGGCGTCGCCATCATTTCCACCTCCAAGGGCATCATGACCGACGCTCGCGCTCGCCAGGAAGGCGTGGGCGGCGAAGTCCTGTGCTTCGTGGCCTAAGGGAGTAGCGCACATGTCCCGCGTCGCCAAGAAGCCGATCGCCCTGCCCAAGGGCGTCGAGTTCAACATCCAGTCCGACAGCGTCAGCGTCAAGGGCCCGAAGGGTACCTTGTCGATCGCCAAGCCGAACGGCATCGAAGTCAAGCTCGAGGACGGCAACGCCCAGTTGTCGGCCAACGACGACAACCTCGTTCCGCTCGCCGGTACCCTGCGTGCGATCCTCGCCAACATGGTGAAGGGCGTGTCCGAAGGCTTCGAGCGCAAGCTCGAGTTGGTCGGCGTCGGTTACCGCGCCGCCATGCAGGGCAAGGACCTGAACCTGTCGCTCGGGTTCTCGCATCCGGTGCTGTTCACGGCGCCGGAAGGCATCACCATCGCCACCCCGACCCAGACCGAGATCGTGGTCAGCGGCGCCGACAAGCAACGCGTCGGCGAAGTCGCGGCCAAGATCCGCGGTTTCCGCCCGCCGGAACCGTACAAGGGCAAGGGCGTGAAGTATTCCGACGAGACCATCATCCGCAAGGAAGCCAAGAAGGCGTAATCGCTCGCTTTCAGCTTCCGGAGAACAGAACCATGGACAAGAAAATCGCCCGCCTGCGCCGCGCCAAGTCCACCCGCGCGCATATCCGCGAACTCGGCGTGCCGCGCCTGTCGGTGCTGCGCACCGGCCAGCACGTGTACGCGCAGCTGTTCAGTGCCGACGGCTCCAAGGTGCTGGCCGCGGCCAACACCACCCAGGCCGACGTGCGCGACGGCCTGAAGAACGGCCGCAACAGCGATGCCGCGGCCAAGGTCGGCAAGGCGATCGCCGAGAAGGCGCGCGCCGCCGGCATCGAGAAGGTCGCGTTCGACCGTTCGGGTTACCGCTTCCACGGCCGCATCAAGGCGCTGGCCGAAGCCGCGCGCG
This genomic window contains:
- the rplE gene encoding 50S ribosomal protein L5, with the translated sequence MTTRLEKFYKEEVVPKLMKQFGYTNPMEVPKLTKITLNMGVGEAAANKKVLENAVADMAKIAGQKPLVTKTRVSVASFKIRDGWPIGAKVTLRRAKMYEFLDRLVNISLPRVRDFRGVSGRSFDGRGNYNMGVKEQIIFPEIDFDQVDAIRGMDIAITTTAKTDAEAKALLEAFRFPFRN
- the rpsN gene encoding 30S ribosomal protein S14, with the protein product MAKTSMINRETKRAKLAKQHAAKREALKKVIASHDASYEDKMAAATKLQKLPRDSSPSRQTSRCALTGRPRGVYAKFGLGRNALRKATMNGDVPGLRKASW
- the rpsH gene encoding 30S ribosomal protein S8 — protein: MSMTDPIADMLVRIRNAAAVGKQTVKMPSSKTKVAIANVLKDEGYIGELRVTENGAKAELKIVLKYFEGKPVIEKLQRVSRSGLRQYRGKDALPKVLGGLGVAIISTSKGIMTDARARQEGVGGEVLCFVA
- the rplF gene encoding 50S ribosomal protein L6, producing MSRVAKKPIALPKGVEFNIQSDSVSVKGPKGTLSIAKPNGIEVKLEDGNAQLSANDDNLVPLAGTLRAILANMVKGVSEGFERKLELVGVGYRAAMQGKDLNLSLGFSHPVLFTAPEGITIATPTQTEIVVSGADKQRVGEVAAKIRGFRPPEPYKGKGVKYSDETIIRKEAKKA
- the rplR gene encoding 50S ribosomal protein L18, with protein sequence MDKKIARLRRAKSTRAHIRELGVPRLSVLRTGQHVYAQLFSADGSKVLAAANTTQADVRDGLKNGRNSDAAAKVGKAIAEKARAAGIEKVAFDRSGYRFHGRIKALAEAAREGGLQF